The genomic region AAACCCTCAATACGGACCGAAAATGCATCATGAGGTACTCCAGGCACCGGTACAATGTCCTCCCACATCAAATTCACATCTTCGTGATCAATAAACCCAGAAGGTACGCCTCGAAAATAAggattattataataactGGCCCTCAGTCCATCAGGCACACTCTATACTCAAATTACTATACCCTATGAGGGGGtttgtatatataactatataatcAGACTATAAGTTCTGCAAATAATACTTGATCAAGATAACCCCGAACGACAGAGCAATTTTTGCGATTATGTAGAGCAGATTTATTTAGTAAATCATGTTCGTCCTCTAGTGAATCAAGGCTGTTAGTAAGTGATAGTAGTGAGGTGCTATTCGACTTGAGCTGATCAATGGCTCTGTCCACACCCTTTAAAGATGTTTCCAGTCTCAAAATGTCAGACTCGTAGTCCTGCTCACCTGACCCACAAACTTCTTCATACTTCGACAATGTGCTGTCAACTCTCCTacatattaaataaacagATTTATGAATACCTTTCTTCCCTCACCAATGATCTATATGCTTGTTCCAATTCCATTCTTCTCAATTCCATTAGTGATCTATACAATATTTAACCCACAAAAGTATGTAAATAAgctaaattaattataaaggtaaattattaatagttATGTGTAAAATGTGACCTAGCTTTATGTCTTAAAGCATCATAATCAATAACACCGGCACAAAAGTCCCAATCCCTGGCCCCAGTACCTATCAGCTGAACCTCTAGATAGCACCATTCTCTTCCTGATCATCttttaaatacattatactaattttaattactatataaGTAATAAGTAAGTGAGTAAAACGAGTGATAAGATACCAACAGAACCATCTGGAGCTTCAGTGGTAGTACAATCAGTGAAAGTGTTTCCATTTCTGACAAATGCAGCTGCGCATAAAGCGCCATCCAGAGTTTTGCGATGTCTTTGTCTATACTCCGTTAGTTTCTACAAATCATTACAACAACTTTTTAACTACAGAAGTTACATAGAATTCATTAACTCCGCCCcttaaaatgaataattacgtaagaaatatatagttagggataaatgtgtaaaagaTGCCTTGAGTTCAGATTGATCATAATCGTCAACAGATTGTATAGTGAAATCTTTGGGAAGGGGAACTTCATTTTTAGGACTAAAATCAGGAGAAGTAAAGAAACAGAAAACAGTTTTGGTAAAAATTGCAAATGCGTAAATTTTTGAGAAATACATCAAAAAAGCTGGTGAGAACTCGATTTATACATTtcaatacaattaatataacaTTTTGTAACTTTTCctatttacacatttttaaattaagaACTATCTTCCTACACATTTCatagtatattataataaaatcaatataaATTGATAGAATTAAGCACAATTTTAATCTtatgaagaagaaaaaattgatagaatatgttaaaacaaataaaagTCTAATGTGTGGAAATTTTTGATGTTTTTTTCAAGATTTCATTATTGGAATATTTTATAGTGTTAAAACGGATTTAACGATATTCATTagattttatataaaaaatattaggaccaaaataattgtaaaaactaactaaatcattaaatcaaagtaatatgataatactgaagaaataatataatatcattaaacaaataaaaaacTCTATAAAATAGGTTAGattatcaaatttttatatatatcatAGTTTATATCTAATAAATAGCGTCTAATATAGTGTGAATTGGAAAAGGAGTGAAAAAAAGTGAAAATTTGTTGTAGATATGAACGACATCATTGATGATGGAAGGATAAAACTTAATAATAggtgaaataattaaaattagacaaaaaaattttttactaaaaaatttttcaattgTTCTGAGTAAAAGTTGTGAATTGTGTCGGAAAAAATCGGTTAGGTTGAAATTTGATTCTGGAGGGATACccaataatataacaaCTTTATAGATTAGTGAAATAAATTGTTGCccaaattttaaatattaaaataatgttattttattgtAATGTAAGTGAAAGTGTTGTAAGTGATTTGATTTTTGAGTTTTGTGGCATTGTgtaaaatgtaaatttgAAACTATTCTCGCACTTTTCTAATAATGGCTCTTTAACTTTTATTtctgtaaatttatttccgTAAAGTGAGCCCATTCCTCGATCGCAAATTTCTAATTTGTTCACCCAACTATTCgtgtaaataatgaatatcactttttataaatatatcacCCTTAACATACTAATTTGGGGTTTAAAAGTTTGGTGTGTAGATGACGTCGGTATAACTGCCAAGGAGGGTGAAAGTTTGCAATATACAAACGTTAACGGAGAACCAGTGGTTAACGCCATCGGGAAGAAAAAGGTTTCAGTCACCGAAATTAGTTTCGATTCCTTGGTTGAAGATTTGGTGTGGTGTGGACCTGAAAACCATGTAGTTTTACTCAAAACAGCATCAGGCCGTCTGTATCGCTCTACCAACTCTGGTAAACAATGGTCTGAAATTACCAATACACTGTCTAACTCCTCTAGTAGTACAGTTAATACAGTCAGTAACACCAATAACACGATGAACAGTAACAGTAGTAACAGCGTTGATAAGTTCCATGTAGATTCAATGTTTGTATGTGAATCTGACAAAAATGTGGTAGCGGTATTGGGAACCGGCAATACTCATTACATATCATCAGACGGAGCACTTACATTTAAACAGTTGGGCTTCAAAGGTGAGATTAATATGTTCTTCTTTCACCCTACTAAAGCATCATGGTCCCTGCTGAGTACTTGGGAGGGCGACTGTTTATCTAAAGGTACCGGCGGTGACTGTAAACATGTGGTTTATGCAAGCCGAGATCTGGGTTCCAGTTTCAGACGAGTGGCTGAATATGTAGGACAGTTTAGCTGGGGTGATCCGACGCATGGCAGTGCAGACCGTATCTACTTTAGTCGCTATGATATGGCCTTTGGAGATCAGCCGAAGCAAGACGGTTGGAACGACGCAATCTCATTCAGATACACTGATGATTACGGAGCAACACAACACCAGTTATTATCAGGCGGTAACAAATTCCTCGTTAGTAACGGTTACATCTTTGTTGCACGTGTGGCCGACTCGAGCAGGCAAACAGTAAAATTATGTGTTAGTACCGATAACGGAGTCACATTTAATGAGGCCCGAATCAGCACAGAATTGGACGAAAAGAGTTATACAATACTCGACACCTCTGAAGGAGCTGTTATTATCCATGTTGGGCATCATTATGAAGGAAGTGATGTTGAAGTTGGCAACGTATACATTTCCGATGCAAGCGGTCTTAATTATTCACTATCTCTGCCGAATAATGTAAGAGCATCATCTGGTGAATGCGAGTTTGACAAAGTGTTATCCATGGAGGGCATTTATTTGGCAAATTTTAGAGATGATTCTGGTGGATATTTGGACCCATCACAGCAGTTTAAAACACATGTTAATGGAAATGTCGCAACTAAATCAGACAACATGACACAGGTATCCGTAACGATGTTTAGTTAATCCCTACAGTAGTTACTTATGTATTCCTCACTAAGTTCCTGATTTATTCTCatatattgaatatttaCATAGTATTAACCATTAGTATAATGTCTAATAATAGATTGAGAAGAAGCGTCGCAATGTGGGACATAAAAAAATCGAATCTAACGTCAGAACAGTTATCTCGTTCAATAAAGGAGCACAGTGGAATTACCTAACGCCACCCAAAGTCGATTCATACGGACAACAATACCAATGCGATCCCGACAGGTGTTACCTGCATTTGCATGGTATTACACAGTTCAAGAATTTCGCACCATTCTATTCCGTCGAGAATGCAGTGGGATTAATATTGGGGACAGGTAACGTTGGAGATCACTTGTCATTTGATGCGGCAAATGTTAACACGTTTTTAAGCCGTGACGGAGGCTTAACATGGCGCGAAGTGCACAAAGGAGCGTTTATTTATGAGTTCGGAGATCACGGAGGCTTACTGGTCATGGCCCAGGACCAAAGCAGGACAAGAGAAGTTGTATTTAGCTGGAACGAGGGAGCTAGCTGGTTCGACTTCTCGCTCTCAAAACACGATCTCTCAGTTAACAATATCGTAATTGAGCCGTCGTCATCAGCTACCGAGTTCCTGCTCTATGGTAATAGAAACGGTGTTGGTGTCGTGTTTCATTTAGACTTTGCAACTCTGAACCAGCCCGCCTGTAGAGGAATTTGGGCAATTAATAGCAGTAGCAGTGATTACGAAACTTGGGTACCACGTGATATGGCAGGGAATGAATGTTTGTTAGGCAAAAAGGTAACGTATAAGAGGAGAAAACAAGCGAGCGAATGTTTTAACGGTAGAGACTTCAAGCGTTCAGTGGATCGAGAACTTTGTCAATGTACAAGACAGGATTACGAATGTGAAGTTGGATTTACGAGGTCAATTGGGAGTGATGTGTGCAAAGTTGAAGGACACTTTTTGGAGCGTGAAGGATGTACCTCAGCTTCATATTTCTATACAAATGCTTATCGGAAGGTCCCAGGAGATGTTTGTGTAGGTGGTTGGGTTCCTGATCTAGTTGCTGTTCCATGTCCACCACATTCACCTCTTTCCAAAGGTATGTtactccgttacggtgcttgcaACAGCAGCTCCAATTACCACTACTCTTCCTTTAGTTATACAGTTATATACCCTTAGTAGTTAAATACATATTGCTTGCTAGTGGAATATGTTGTagaatcaaaattattgttGGCCTTTATGTTGGTGCTGGCATTATTCATGGCAGCAGTGGTGTACGTGTCGAACGATGAAAGATTCAAACACCTGTTCCACAATTACGGATTCAAAACCTTCCAGTACGTGCCTTACTCAACACTCAGCCAAAAGAAGACAAGTTTGGGAGGAAGATTTGAACCAGAATTAGGATTCATCGACGCCGAACAGGAGCACGAAGAAATTCCCACGCTACTCTCGTACTTGCATGATAACGATAAACATCAAGACTCTAAAACCATCGAACTCttgtaataatatcaataaaataattattctataaatttgataaatttggtGTTGTGTGTGGTAGTTAGAATATGAGATTAGAGTTGTTTGACCCAGGTGTCAGGGTTCCATTTGGGGAAGACGCGTTTGTATAAGGGTAAACAAACGATGTCATCTTGTGTGATAAAATCGCTGAACAGACATTTCATGTGACCGTGAGTGCCCAGAGACTGCAAAATCTTACCACGAAGACCCTTCTTAGTAAATAGTTGTACAGGCTTGAAATATCTATAGTAAATGTGTTGTAATTATCAACTAAGTAGAAACAAACTTGATATCAGAAGGATTGAAGAACATGTAGCGAACGATAGCGCGTCTTTTGTGTACTTTCATGGGATAACCGGTTAAAAGTATCctcttcattattattctaCAGGGCTCAGAACCTGAAACATGACCTCCAAATAAAACAGTATCATCTAtaccatttttaaaaagaGAATAACcttaagtatataattgtaGTATACAGTAGTAATAGTTTGGTACCTTGATCGAGAGCTAGAACTGGAGTGGGTGGACAAAGTGACAATCCGTAGATTGTGGCAACGCAATTGTCTCCTTTCTTAAAGAAACGTTCATAAAGTCCCCGCTTGCCGCGGTCAACATTGATGCTCTTGCTGTAAATAGGAATGCCAGGAAATCTGTAACACATTACTATAACCCTAACAATTCATAGTAAGTGATAGTATATGCTAGTAATATAAAACTGTGgttagtatatataaattatgtaaatgATGGGTATTGTATTACCTCCGAAACCCGAAGAAGAGATGAAGGGGAGTCTTTGATGGAAGAAGATCAGGTCCCTCGGAGGTTCGAGAAACGTTAAAGTTGACCACTGAAACTTTGCGTTCATAAGGTAAAATCGTAGAAACAAGAGCAAATCGGGAAGTGGATGATAAGGTGGAATAATCTTCAGGGGAGAAGTTTACGAGCGTAAGTCGTACAAATGAGCCAGAAACGTTTGTAATCTCACAGTTTTTTTTCAGTTGAGTCTTTGAAGACGACATCGTGAccttaaaaataatttgaaaatgaaaatgatgtAAAATTACCCGAAAGTTCTCAAATTCATTGATTTTGTAATATTCAATTGGCAAAGACTCGTAAGGGTCCCAAACTGAAGTACGTATGTTCTTCAAAGAGCGATATTTACGAAATCTACAAATCAATTAATCCATaactattattaaatgttaaataatgaaatagTGATAAAATCAAGTGAAAAGTACCTATGTTTAGCAGGAGTATCGACTGGAGTATCAACTTCATCTGGGAAAGACAATTCCTCAAGAGATCTAGACTCAAATTCGATTTTCTTTGATGAATTTGAAGAGGTCTCCAAAATGTCATCCAAATCAAAATCAGATTCATCAGACAATACTGACCCATCACTGGCATTCTCATAATCGTAATAAGTGTCCTGTTCCATCTCAGTATCCTCAGACAACACTCCACTTTCTGCTGAGATCTTATTAATCCTCAGTTTACTGCTAAAGTCATCATGAAACTGATTATCATcagttatataattgttcAAATTTTGTAAAGTATCTGTGACATTGAGGGAATTAGAATTTTGAGGTGAAACGTAATTTAAACACTCAGATTCTGACAGAAGCAGCGATAAATCCTCATTATTCAGTTCCTCAACTGTTCTTTCAACCGAGATCTTTGAGGGGTTTGAGCTAACCGGGCAAATGTCAGGAACTAAATCAATCCTCTTAAGAATGAAATCACCGAAAGAAGTCAGATGTAAAGGGTGTTTTACAGTAAACCCTAAACCTTTAGCATAACCCTCGAGAATCAGTTCCTTCCTATCGAAGTCATAGCTGTGGTTTAGGGACAACATGTACCCCCTATCCCTACGCCATGAAAGATCTGATGTAGAAACACAGCCAATTAAAGATAAAACTGTGCGTAAATCCTTCTCAGAAAATACAGAGGTAAATTTCCTAAACAAAAACATAAATAGATAGGGCTCACTTGTCTAATCCGAATTCTGAGTGAAAGTAACGACGAACGAGAGTAGAACTGGGTTGACGATCCCCAGGTAAAGAGGACTCAAAATTCACTCCAACAGGAGTTGGAATTCCCTGTAACCTTAAGCAACTCAATATTTTATAcctaataaatttatacaacCCTAATATGGTTTATATGTTTGACTAAATATGACcaaaataatagtaaagtataaataaagGGTAAATAGCAtgattaatgataaaatatagtatatagtcaatattagaatattttgACAAACCCTAGATCATCGAAAGCTGGTGTATCTTGAGAAGCTCCTCTAAACAAACAGAGAATAATATCTGAAGCGGAGGCGCAGTAGAGTATGTCCCTGAGTGTTCTAGGGCATGTATAAAAGACTACACGACGAGGAATTCCATCATGTGTAAAAGATTGATTCAATAGTATTGGTTGAGATAAGAACCAGGCTTCCTTAGAACAACCAGGTTTAGGTGAAGAATTGGCCGAATAAAAGGTTAGGATAGCGTTAATGACCTCGAAAGAATTGATATCAGAGTTGAAGGGAAGCACAAATACGTTTCTGGGTGATTCCTCATGCAAATTCAAGCGAATTTTCTTATTCTTGGAAATTATttggtattttttattcttcCTACTAAGAATTGGAGATATCTTTTGAGCAACATGGGTGGAAATGTTTTTTTTAACCTTGCTACTTTTAGAACTTTTAAACGGTTTGTGTTTTTGCTTAAGAATATTGCGATGAATTTTCATATTAACATAAAAAAAATGTTAGGAAAAAATCTATAGAACACCAtctaaataaaataatcagAATATAATGTTagtttgattttaaaattctcataaaattaatttttaagagtaaaataattttttaataactttacatataaagataaattttaataatttattaataatgagtGAATCTAGGATTTTTGGTAAAATTGGACCAATAATTTAGTGGAAGATTTGATAATTAGCTAAGTAATCTAGttaatctaataattttaaatttt from Theileria annulata chromosome 1, complete sequence, *** SEQUENCING IN PROGRESS *** harbors:
- a CDS encoding sortilin-like protein, putative (Similar to several sortilin-like proteins;~1 probable transmembrane helix predicted for TA19555 by TMHMM2.0 at aa 769-788), whose amino-acid sequence is MNITFYKYITLNILIWGLKVWCVDDVGITAKEGESLQYTNVNGEPVVNAIGKKKVSVTEISFDSLVEDLVWCGPENHVVLLKTASGRLYRSTNSGKQWSEITNTLSNSSSSTVNTVSNTNNTMNSNSSNSVDKFHVDSMFVCESDKNVVAVLGTGNTHYISSDGALTFKQLGFKGEINMFFFHPTKASWSLLSTWEGDCLSKGTGGDCKHVVYASRDLGSSFRRVAEYVGQFSWGDPTHGSADRIYFSRYDMAFGDQPKQDGWNDAISFRYTDDYGATQHQLLSGGNKFLVSNGYIFVARVADSSRQTVKLCVSTDNGVTFNEARISTELDEKSYTILDTSEGAVIIHVGHHYEGSDVEVGNVYISDASGLNYSLSLPNNVRASSGECEFDKVLSMEGIYLANFRDDSGGYLDPSQQFKTHVNGNVATKSDNMTQIEKKRRNVGHKKIESNVRTVISFNKGAQWNYLTPPKVDSYGQQYQCDPDRCYLHLHGITQFKNFAPFYSVENAVGLILGTGNVGDHLSFDAANVNTFLSRDGGLTWREVHKGAFIYEFGDHGGLLVMAQDQSRTREVVFSWNEGASWFDFSLSKHDLSVNNIVIEPSSSATEFLLYGNRNGVGVVFHLDFATLNQPACRGIWAINSSSSDYETWVPRDMAGNECLLGKKVTYKRRKQASECFNGRDFKRSVDRELCQCTRQDYECEVGFTRSIGSDVCKVEGHFLEREGCTSASYFYTNAYRKVPGDVCVGGWVPDLVAVPCPPHSPLSKESKLLLAFMLVLALFMAAVVYVSNDERFKHLFHNYGFKTFQYVPYSTLSQKKTSLGGRFEPELGFIDAEQEHEEIPTLLSYLHDNDKHQDSKTIELL